A DNA window from Rossellomorea marisflavi contains the following coding sequences:
- the hxlB gene encoding 6-phospho-3-hexuloisomerase, whose protein sequence is MQTTGYMNEILKELSKAPDLIGDRSAEQLTNRIMEAGKIFTAGAGRSGLMAKSFTMRMMHMGLDAYVVGETVTPNLEEGDLLIISTGSGETKSLVPMAEKAKELGAIVAAVTIKPDSTIGKLADIVVGLPGSPKHESGEERATIQPMGSLFEQTLLLFYDAVILRYMDKKGLTSDTMFGRHANLE, encoded by the coding sequence CGGACTTGATCGGGGACCGGTCGGCGGAACAGCTGACCAACCGCATCATGGAAGCCGGTAAGATCTTCACGGCAGGCGCCGGACGTTCCGGACTGATGGCCAAGTCCTTCACGATGCGCATGATGCATATGGGACTCGATGCATATGTGGTCGGGGAAACGGTCACGCCGAACCTTGAAGAAGGGGACCTCCTCATCATCAGCACCGGTTCAGGGGAGACGAAAAGCCTTGTACCCATGGCAGAGAAAGCGAAGGAGCTCGGTGCGATCGTGGCGGCCGTCACGATCAAACCCGACTCCACCATCGGAAAACTGGCCGACATCGTCGTGGGGCTTCCCGGTTCACCGAAGCATGAATCAGGCGAAGAGCGGGCCACCATCCAACCGATGGGCTCCCTCTTCGAACAGACGCTCCTCCTGTTCTACGATGCGGTCATCCTCCGCTATATGGATAAAAAAGGACTCACATCCGATACGATGTTCGGCAGGCATGCCAATCTGGAATAG